The DNA sequence CCGGCGCCGGGCACGGACGAGGCAAGCGGCAGGCGGGCGCCCCCCGCGGGGGGCGCCCGCCGCGCCTTCCGGGCCGGGGGACGGTGGTAGACTGGGGCGCGTGAGGCGAGGCGGGTGGAGGTCTTTCGGCCGCTCTTCCCCTTCCTGCGGCGGGAGCGATGGCACTACCTGCTGGGCGTCCTGGCGCTGGTCGCCACCGACACGCTGGGGCTGGTGGAGCCGGCGCTGATCGGCCGGGCGACCGACGCCATCGTGGGACTACGGCGGGGCGCCTCGGCAGAGCGGGCTTCCGCCATGGCCTCCATCCACCTGTACGTGGCGCTGATCGCGGGGCTGGCGGTGCTGGCGGCGCTCTTCCGCTTCGTCTGGCGGCAGCAGGTGCAGGGCGCCTCGCGAAGACTGGAGTACGCGCTGCGCGACCTGCTCTTCCGGCACTTCCAGCGGATGGGACCGCGCTTCTACGCGGAGCATCGGACGGGCGAGCTGATGGCCCTGGCCACCAACGACGTGCAGGCCGTCCGCTTCGCCTTCGGCAACGGCGTCGTCAACCTGGTCGACTCCGTCTACATCACCCTGGTCACCATCGTCTGGATGGCCGCCTCCATCAGCTGGCGGCTGACCGTGGTCGGGCTGCTTCCTCTGCCGCTCATCGCGCTGACGGCCTGGCTCTTCCGGCACGTGACGCGGCAGCGCTTCGCCGAGGTGCAGGAGAGCTTCGGCGAGCTCTCGGAGCTGGTGCAGGAGAGCGTGGCCGGCATCCGCGTGGTCAAGGGCTTCGTGCTGGAAGCGCGCCAGGCCGAGGCCTTCCGGCGGCGCTCGGAGGAGCTGCGGCGGCGGAATCTGGTCATGGCCCGCGTCCAGGCCCTCTTCCAGCCGCTGGTCCAGGTGCTGAGCGCGCTGGCCACGGTCATCGTCCTGGTCTACGGTGGCTTCCTGGCGGTGACAGGGCGGATCAGCCTGGGCGAGTTCGTGGCCTTCAATCTGTACCTGGGGGCTCTGGTCTGGCCCATGATGGCCATGGGCTGGGTGGTGGGCCTCATCCAGCGCGGGCAGGCCTCCATGGAACGGATCGGCCGCATCCTGGCCGTGCGGCCCGAGGTGGCCGACGAGCCACGGACGCGGCCGGTGACCGGCCTGAGCGGTGCGTTGGAGGTGCGCGGGCTCACCTTCCGCTACGGGCCCGAGCTGCCGCCGGCGCTGGAGGAGGTCAGCTTCCGCCTCGAGCCCGGGCAGGTGCTGGGCATCCTGGGGCGGACCGGAGCGGGCAAGTCGACGCTCTGCGACCTGCTCCTCCGGCTCCACGAGGCGCCGCCGGGGCGGATCTTCTACGACGGCGTGCCGATGGAGGAGATCCCGCTGGAGACGCTCCGCCGCGAGGTGGCCTACGTGCCCCAGGAAGCCTTTCTCTTCGCCACCACGGTGCGCGAGAACATCGCCTTTCAGCCCGAACCGGTGAGCGACGCCGAGGTGGAGCGGGCGGCGCGGCTGGCCGGGATCCACGAGGAGATCCTGGCGCTGCCCGAGGGCTATGCCAGCGTGGTGGGCGAGCGCGGCATCAGCCTCTCCGGAGGCCAGCGCCAGCGCGTGGCCATCGCTCGCGCGCTCGTTCGGCGGCCCCGCCTGCTCGTCCTCGACGACGCCCTCTCCGCGGTGGACGCGGAGACGGAAGCGCGCATCCTCCAAGGGCTGCGCGGCGCCCTGCGCGAGTCCACCACCGTCTTCGTCTCCCATCGCGCGGCGCCGCTGCGCGACGCCGACCAGATCCTGGTGCTGGAGCGCGGCCGGGTGGTGGAGCGCGGGCGGCACGCCGAGCTCCTGGCCCGGGGCGGCCTCTACGCACGCCTCTGGGAAGAGCAGCGGCTGGAGGCGGAGCTGGCCGCAGGCGCGGGAGGCGGGGAGGTGGCGCCGTGAGCCGGCCGGGGCTCGAAGCGGAGCCGGCCGCCGAACGGCTCGACCCGCACGTGCTGGCACGGCTGCTCCGGCTGGCACGTCCGGAGTGGAGGGGCTTCGCGCTGGCTGCGCTGCTGGTGCTCGCCTCCACCGGCGCCAGCCTGGCCCGTCCCTACATCCTCAAGGTGGCCATCGACAGCTTCATCGTGCCCGCGGCGCGGGCCACCCTGGCTCGCTCGCCCGGGGCGGCGCGCCTGGTGGAGCAGGCGACGCACGCCATCCTGCTCCTCGGCCTCCTGCTGCTGGCCGTGGTCCTCGTCCAGTTCCTGGCCGGGTGGGCGCAGACGCTCCTCCTGGCCCGCTCTACGCAGGCGCTTCTGGCGGAGCTGCGCCAGCGGCTCTTCGCTCACCTGCTGGGGATGGAGACGGCCTTCTTCGACCGGACGCCGGTGGGCCGGCTGGTGACGCGGCTGACCAACGACGTGGAAGCGCTCAGCCAGTTCTTCAGCCAGGCGCTGGTCTCCTCGCTCAACGACCTGGCGCTGGTGGCCGGGTCGGTGCTGGTGATGCTCCGCCTGGACGCGCGCCTGGCCGCGGTGGCGCTGGCCCTGACGCCGGCGGTGGCGGCCGCGACCGCGCTCTACCAGTCGCGGGCCCGGCGCGCCTACCGGGAGGTGCGGAGCCGCCTCTCGCGGGTGAACGCGGCCGTGGCCGAGAACGTGGACGGCATGCGCACCGTGCAGATCTTCCGCCGCGAGCGGGCGCAGCACGAAACCTTCGACCGGATCAACCGCGGCTACCTCGAGGCCAACATGCGCCAGCTGCTGGTCTTCTCGGTCTACTTCCCGGCCATCAACCTGCTCGGCTCCTGGGCCACCGCCCTTCTGTTGGCGGTGGGGGCAGCCGCCGTGCTGCGCGGCCAGGTCGACTTCGGCGTCGTCTACGCCTTCATCAACTACGTGCAACAGCTCTTCCGGCCCATCCAGGACTTCGCGGAGAAGCTCGACCTGGTCCAGTCGGCCCAGGCCGGAGCGGAGCGCATCTTCGGCCTGCTGGACAGCCCGCCCGCCCTCCCGGAGCCGGGCGTGACGGGAGCGGCCGCCGTGCGGGCGGCGGGGGAGGGCCGGGCGCGGGTCGCGGGCGGCGCGGCGGACGGCCACGGCGGCGGCGAACCCGGGCGTCGCCGGGGCGGGCAGGGCGGCGCGGCCCTTCGCTTCGAGCACGTCTGGTTCGCCTATCGGCCGGAGCGGTGGGTGCTGCGCGACGTCGACTTCGAGGTGGAGCCGGGTCGCACCGTGGCCTTCGTCGGGCCCACCGGCGCCGGAAAGAGCTCCATCATGAGCCTGGTGACGCGCCTCTACGACGTGCAGGGCGGCCGCATCCTGCTGGACGGGAGCGACATCCGCTCGCTGGACGCGGCCGAGTTGCGGCGTCGCGTGGGCGTGGTCTGGCAGGAAGTCTTCCTCTTTGAAGGAAGCATCGCCGACAACATCCGCCTGGGCGACCCCTCCGTCCGCCCGGAGCGGGTGCGGGAGGTGGCGCGGGCCGTAGGGGCCGACCGCTTCATCGAGCGGTTGCCGCGCGGTTACGAGACACACCTGGCGCCGCGCGGCACGGGCCTCTCCGCCGGCGAGCGGCAGCTGATCGCCTTCGCCCGCGCCCTCTGCCTGGACCCGCCCCTGCTCATTCTGGACGAGGCCACGGCCAACGTGGACACGGAGACGGAGCGGCAGATGCAGCAGGCCATGGCCCGCCTGGCTCGGGGCCGGACGACGTTGCTGGTGGCCCACCGCCTCTCCACCGCGCGGCGGGCCGACCGCATCTTCGTCGTCCAGGCCGGGCGCATCCGCGAGGCGGGCCGCCACGAGGAGCTCCTCGCCCTGCGCGGGCTCTACTGGCGCCTGGCGCGGCTCCAGGCATTCTGAGAGTGGCGTCCAACGGCCGCCCGGCCGCAGGCCGGCCGCGTCTTTCCGTCCCCGGCGGGGCGACCCGGAGCCGCGGGGTTCCTTCCAGGGTGTACGGTGGCCCGCGGGAGGGGCTTCGACTAGGCATCGGATGCGCTCTCCTGCCCGTTCGCCCGGGTCGCGGCCAGCGCCCCCCATGTCTGGTCGCCCACCCTGCCGTCCACGGTCAGCTTCCGGGCAGCCTGGAAAGCCTTGACGGCTCCCAGGGTGCCCTCGCCGAAGATGCCGTCCACCGCCAGCCTGTAGTAGCCGCGGTCGGCGAGGAGCCGCTGCAGCACCTGGACCGCAAGCCCCGTATCGCCCGCGACGAGAAGGGGCAACCCTTTCCCTGCCACGCCCTCTGCCCCCCGGATCCATGCGCGGAGCTCGGCTTCGCTCCCGGCGAACTCGTCGAGGTCGACGCGAACGCGGACGCCCGGCACGCTACCGGCGTTCGACCATTGCCAGAACGTCCAGTCCGTCCATCCGGGGACGGCGCCGGGAGCCGGGGCCGACGTGTACTCCACCAGCCACAGCGGCCAGCGCGCGAGGCGCGGCGGCGCAAGCCGCTGAGTGATGAAGGCCGGCCCGCAGTAGACGGCGACGCGCACGCCGGGGAAGGCGCTCTCGGTGGCCTCGAGGAAGGCCACCGCCCACTCCGTCATGGCCGCGCGGTCGAGCGCTCCCGCCTCCAGGTCGACCGCCAGCATGTCGGGCGGCTCGCCCGCTTTCACGACCGAGGCGAAGTACGCCGCCTCCCGCTCCGCGTCGCCGGGCGTCGCGTCCGGCCGCGCGAAGTGGTAGGCGCCTGCGACGAGGCTGGCCGAGCGCGCTCCGGCCACGTTCCGCGCGTAGGCGGGGTCCGTATAGCCGACGCCCTCGCTGGCCTTGAGGAAGGCGAAGCTGTAGCCCGCGGCACGGACGCTCGGCCAGTCGACCGTCCCCTGCCAGCTGGAGACGTCGACGCCCCGGGCGTGGGTGCGTTGGTGTGCCTGCACGAGGCTCACCTCCGGAGAAAGAAGCAGGGCCGTTGGGCCCCGGTCTCGCCGGCGGCCGGCGCTCTCCGCGGGCCCGGCGCCCCGGAGAGGGGGCCGCCATGGCTGAGGGGCGGGTGACCGCCCCCCGAACAGGCTATGCTTCCACCCGTCGGGGGTGCGGTGCCGGGTCGTTTGCTTCCCGCGCCGCGGGAGGCGTTGCGCCTTGAGGGGATGGGGCGGCACGGAGGGCCCCCTTCGAAACGGAGGAGCGGGGCGGGCCACCGCCCACCCCGCTCCCGGATGAGCGACCGGGCAGGCGGCCGGGCCGGCGCATGCCGCCGCCGACGC is a window from the Bacillota bacterium genome containing:
- a CDS encoding ABC transporter ATP-binding protein/permease, which produces MEVFRPLFPFLRRERWHYLLGVLALVATDTLGLVEPALIGRATDAIVGLRRGASAERASAMASIHLYVALIAGLAVLAALFRFVWRQQVQGASRRLEYALRDLLFRHFQRMGPRFYAEHRTGELMALATNDVQAVRFAFGNGVVNLVDSVYITLVTIVWMAASISWRLTVVGLLPLPLIALTAWLFRHVTRQRFAEVQESFGELSELVQESVAGIRVVKGFVLEARQAEAFRRRSEELRRRNLVMARVQALFQPLVQVLSALATVIVLVYGGFLAVTGRISLGEFVAFNLYLGALVWPMMAMGWVVGLIQRGQASMERIGRILAVRPEVADEPRTRPVTGLSGALEVRGLTFRYGPELPPALEEVSFRLEPGQVLGILGRTGAGKSTLCDLLLRLHEAPPGRIFYDGVPMEEIPLETLRREVAYVPQEAFLFATTVRENIAFQPEPVSDAEVERAARLAGIHEEILALPEGYASVVGERGISLSGGQRQRVAIARALVRRPRLLVLDDALSAVDAETEARILQGLRGALRESTTVFVSHRAAPLRDADQILVLERGRVVERGRHAELLARGGLYARLWEEQRLEAELAAGAGGGEVAP
- a CDS encoding ABC transporter ATP-binding protein/permease yields the protein MSRPGLEAEPAAERLDPHVLARLLRLARPEWRGFALAALLVLASTGASLARPYILKVAIDSFIVPAARATLARSPGAARLVEQATHAILLLGLLLLAVVLVQFLAGWAQTLLLARSTQALLAELRQRLFAHLLGMETAFFDRTPVGRLVTRLTNDVEALSQFFSQALVSSLNDLALVAGSVLVMLRLDARLAAVALALTPAVAAATALYQSRARRAYREVRSRLSRVNAAVAENVDGMRTVQIFRRERAQHETFDRINRGYLEANMRQLLVFSVYFPAINLLGSWATALLLAVGAAAVLRGQVDFGVVYAFINYVQQLFRPIQDFAEKLDLVQSAQAGAERIFGLLDSPPALPEPGVTGAAAVRAAGEGRARVAGGAADGHGGGEPGRRRGGQGGAALRFEHVWFAYRPERWVLRDVDFEVEPGRTVAFVGPTGAGKSSIMSLVTRLYDVQGGRILLDGSDIRSLDAAELRRRVGVVWQEVFLFEGSIADNIRLGDPSVRPERVREVARAVGADRFIERLPRGYETHLAPRGTGLSAGERQLIAFARALCLDPPLLILDEATANVDTETERQMQQAMARLARGRTTLLVAHRLSTARRADRIFVVQAGRIREAGRHEELLALRGLYWRLARLQAF
- a CDS encoding peptidoglycan-binding protein, with the protein product MQAHQRTHARGVDVSSWQGTVDWPSVRAAGYSFAFLKASEGVGYTDPAYARNVAGARSASLVAGAYHFARPDATPGDAEREAAYFASVVKAGEPPDMLAVDLEAGALDRAAMTEWAVAFLEATESAFPGVRVAVYCGPAFITQRLAPPRLARWPLWLVEYTSAPAPGAVPGWTDWTFWQWSNAGSVPGVRVRVDLDEFAGSEAELRAWIRGAEGVAGKGLPLLVAGDTGLAVQVLQRLLADRGYYRLAVDGIFGEGTLGAVKAFQAARKLTVDGRVGDQTWGALAATRANGQESASDA